The following proteins are co-located in the Flavobacterium sp. CECT 9288 genome:
- a CDS encoding alkaline phosphatase D family protein, whose protein sequence is MKKFVCIFSFLGFLSCKAQIPSTASQPLKNNENTSFTIAFGSCDNQKIKNELWPEINKNNPSVWIWGGDNVYSDTEDMQFLKNNYTIQKQDPEYLKFIDGKIILGTWDDHDYGANDAGEEYPHKKESQQLFLDFLDTPKDAPERSREGVFSSKTIEVDGNKIKIIILDTRYFRTTLTKDPNSKKRFMPNKFGEGTILGQAQWEWLSKELYNSDAQFHVIVSSFQFLSNKHGFETWGNFPHEVEKLEQLLVSSKAKGAFIISGDRHISTFSLKNVTGLSYPLVDFTSSGLTHTYTAFSGEENPYVQGEVVKEINFGLLKFDFKNQKVLMEIRGKENKILQDYSLSFPRN, encoded by the coding sequence ATGAAAAAATTTGTTTGCATTTTTAGTTTTTTAGGATTCTTAAGTTGTAAAGCACAAATTCCTTCAACAGCAAGTCAACCATTAAAAAATAATGAAAACACTAGCTTTACTATTGCTTTTGGTTCCTGTGACAATCAAAAAATTAAAAATGAACTCTGGCCTGAGATAAATAAAAACAATCCTTCAGTTTGGATTTGGGGTGGTGATAATGTGTATTCGGATACAGAAGACATGCAGTTTCTTAAAAACAATTATACTATTCAGAAACAAGATCCAGAATATCTAAAATTCATTGATGGCAAAATTATTCTTGGAACTTGGGATGATCATGACTATGGCGCTAATGATGCAGGAGAAGAATATCCACACAAAAAAGAAAGTCAGCAATTGTTTTTAGATTTTTTAGATACTCCAAAAGATGCTCCAGAACGCAGTAGAGAGGGAGTTTTTAGCTCAAAAACAATTGAAGTTGATGGGAATAAAATTAAAATTATCATATTAGACACCCGTTATTTCCGAACAACGTTAACCAAAGATCCTAATTCAAAAAAGCGTTTTATGCCTAATAAGTTTGGCGAAGGAACTATTCTTGGACAAGCGCAGTGGGAATGGTTATCAAAAGAGCTATATAATTCAGATGCGCAATTCCATGTGATAGTGAGTAGTTTTCAATTTTTATCCAATAAGCATGGCTTTGAAACTTGGGGCAATTTCCCGCATGAGGTCGAAAAACTGGAACAATTACTAGTTTCCTCAAAAGCAAAAGGAGCCTTTATAATATCTGGTGATAGGCACATTTCGACATTTTCCTTAAAAAATGTAACGGGTTTGTCTTATCCTCTTGTTGATTTTACTTCAAGCGGCTTAACTCACACCTATACTGCATTCTCTGGTGAAGAAAATCCTTATGTGCAAGGTGAAGTTGTTAAAGAGATTAATTTTGGTTTGTTAAAATTTGATTTTAAAAATCAGAAAGTCCTAATGGAAATTCGTGGAAAAGAAAATAAAATATTACAAGATTATTCTTTGTCTTTTCCGAGAAATTAA
- the hisIE gene encoding bifunctional phosphoribosyl-AMP cyclohydrolase/phosphoribosyl-ATP diphosphatase HisIE, which yields MNIDFSKNTDELIPAIIQDSDTKAVLMLGYMNEEAYRKTIETQKVTFFSRSKQRLWTKGEESGNFLNLVDIKNDCDGDTLLIQAKPVGPTCHTGADTCWQTDNKADYGFISQLEQTIETRREKADSEKSYVASLFQLGINKIAQKVGEEAIEVVIEAKDDNDDLFLSESADLLFHYLILLQAKGFKLNDVVEVLKSRQK from the coding sequence ATGAACATAGATTTCTCAAAAAATACAGACGAATTAATTCCGGCTATTATACAAGACAGTGACACGAAAGCCGTTTTGATGTTGGGTTACATGAACGAAGAAGCATATCGTAAAACTATCGAAACGCAAAAAGTAACTTTTTTTAGCCGCTCTAAGCAAAGACTTTGGACAAAAGGCGAGGAGAGTGGCAACTTTTTAAACTTGGTTGATATAAAAAATGACTGCGATGGCGATACATTATTGATTCAAGCAAAACCAGTTGGCCCAACATGTCATACAGGTGCTGATACTTGCTGGCAAACAGATAATAAAGCTGATTATGGGTTTATTTCACAATTAGAGCAAACTATCGAAACTCGTAGAGAAAAAGCTGACTCTGAAAAGAGTTATGTTGCTTCATTATTTCAATTAGGAATCAACAAAATTGCACAAAAAGTAGGTGAAGAAGCAATAGAAGTTGTAATTGAAGCCAAAGATGATAATGATGATTTGTTCTTAAGTGAAAGTGCCGACTTATTATTTCATTATTTGATTTTACTTCAAGCGAAAGGATTCAAATTGAATGATGTTGTTGAAGTGCTAAAAAGTCGCCAAAAATAG
- the hisF gene encoding imidazole glycerol phosphate synthase subunit HisF — protein MLTKRIIPCLDIKNGRTVKGVNFVDLRDAGDPVELAKIYSDEGADELVFLDISATEERRKTLIDLVRKVAATINIPFTVGGGISSVKDVDVLLQNGADKVSINSSAVKNPQLINDLAQKFGSQCVVVAIDAKQIDGQWIVHLVGGKVPTELNLFDWAKEVEQRGAGEILFTSMDNDGTKNGFANEALAKLSELVNIPIIASGGAGNIQHFVDSFIDGKADAALAASVFHFKEIEIKTLKEALKNNNIEVRI, from the coding sequence ATGTTAACAAAAAGAATAATCCCTTGTCTTGACATAAAAAACGGAAGAACCGTAAAAGGTGTCAATTTTGTAGACTTACGTGATGCCGGCGATCCGGTTGAATTGGCCAAAATCTATTCGGATGAAGGAGCTGATGAATTGGTTTTTCTAGACATTTCGGCAACGGAAGAAAGAAGAAAAACATTAATTGATTTGGTTCGGAAAGTAGCTGCAACTATTAATATTCCATTTACAGTTGGTGGCGGAATTTCCTCTGTCAAGGACGTTGATGTTTTATTGCAAAATGGAGCTGATAAGGTTTCGATCAATTCATCAGCGGTAAAAAATCCGCAGTTAATCAATGATTTGGCACAAAAATTTGGAAGCCAATGTGTTGTGGTTGCAATTGATGCTAAGCAAATTGACGGCCAGTGGATTGTGCATTTAGTTGGTGGAAAAGTACCTACTGAATTGAATTTATTTGATTGGGCAAAAGAAGTTGAGCAACGTGGCGCAGGTGAAATATTGTTCACCTCGATGGATAATGACGGAACTAAAAACGGCTTTGCTAATGAGGCTTTGGCCAAACTTTCGGAACTAGTTAATATTCCAATTATTGCATCGGGTGGTGCAGGAAATATTCAGCATTTTGTAGATTCATTCATCGATGGAAAAGCCGATGCAGCCTTAGCAGCAAGTGTATTTCATTTTAAAGAAATTGAAATCAAAACATTAAAAGAGGCTCTTAAAAATAATAATATCGAAGTTAGGATATAG
- the hisA gene encoding 1-(5-phosphoribosyl)-5-[(5-phosphoribosylamino)methylideneamino]imidazole-4-carboxamide isomerase, with protein sequence MRIIPAIDIIDGKCVRLSKGDYNTKIIYNENPLEVAKEFEAHGIEYLHLVDLDGAKSSQIVNYKILEQIATQTNLKIDFGGGLKADSDLKIAFESGANQITGGSIAVKNRELFGKWIAEYGADKIILGADANNEKVAVSGWLEDSNEDLIPFIQDYQNKGIQYVICTDIAKDGMLEGPSFDLYAKILAEANGIKLIASGGISTFDELPKLAELGCEGTIIGKAIYEGRISLKQLEQYIY encoded by the coding sequence ATGAGAATAATACCAGCAATAGACATCATCGACGGGAAATGTGTCCGTTTGTCCAAAGGAGATTACAATACCAAAATTATTTACAACGAAAACCCCCTTGAAGTTGCTAAAGAATTTGAAGCGCACGGAATTGAATATTTACATTTGGTAGATTTAGACGGAGCAAAATCAAGTCAGATCGTGAATTATAAAATATTAGAACAAATTGCAACACAAACCAATTTAAAAATTGATTTTGGAGGTGGTTTGAAAGCAGATTCCGATTTGAAAATTGCATTTGAAAGTGGTGCGAATCAAATTACTGGTGGCAGTATTGCGGTAAAAAATAGAGAATTATTCGGAAAATGGATTGCAGAGTATGGTGCGGATAAAATTATTTTGGGAGCAGATGCCAACAATGAAAAAGTAGCTGTTTCAGGCTGGTTAGAAGATTCAAATGAAGATTTGATTCCCTTTATTCAAGACTATCAAAACAAAGGAATTCAATACGTAATTTGTACTGATATAGCTAAAGACGGTATGCTTGAAGGACCAAGTTTTGATTTGTATGCGAAGATTTTGGCGGAAGCCAATGGCATAAAATTGATTGCTTCTGGTGGAATTTCTACTTTTGACGAGTTACCTAAATTAGCGGAATTAGGTTGCGAAGGAACGATCATAGGTAAAGCTATTTACGAAGGACGAATCTCATTGAAACAGTTAGAGCAATACATATATTAA
- the hisH gene encoding imidazole glycerol phosphate synthase subunit HisH yields the protein MKIVIINYGAGNIQSIMFAIERLGFTAVLSNDWKEIKAADKVIFPGVGEASSAMKMLIDSGLDVLIPTLKQPVLGICLGMQLMCNKSEEGNTAGLEIFDVDVVKFTSKVKVPQMGWNQIYNLKSDLFKGIAEKEYMYLVHSFYAPNCPDAIATTNYEVEYASALKKNNFYGTQFHPEKSGDVGEQILGNFLKL from the coding sequence ATGAAAATAGTAATTATAAACTACGGAGCCGGGAATATTCAAAGCATTATGTTTGCCATCGAGCGCTTGGGTTTTACAGCAGTGCTTAGTAACGATTGGAAGGAAATAAAAGCGGCGGATAAAGTGATTTTTCCCGGTGTTGGTGAGGCAAGTTCTGCAATGAAAATGCTTATCGATAGTGGTCTTGATGTATTAATTCCTACTTTAAAACAACCTGTTTTAGGGATTTGTTTGGGTATGCAATTGATGTGTAACAAATCCGAAGAAGGAAACACTGCTGGTTTGGAAATTTTTGATGTAGACGTGGTCAAATTTACTTCAAAAGTAAAAGTTCCACAAATGGGGTGGAATCAAATTTATAATTTGAAATCAGATTTGTTCAAAGGAATTGCTGAAAAGGAATACATGTATTTGGTACATAGTTTTTATGCTCCAAATTGCCCCGATGCCATTGCTACCACAAATTATGAAGTAGAATATGCCTCAGCATTGAAGAAAAATAATTTTTACGGAACTCAATTTCACCCCGAGAAAAGCGGTGATGTAGGCGAACAAATTTTAGGGAATTTTTTAAAACTTTAA
- the hisB gene encoding bifunctional histidinol-phosphatase/imidazoleglycerol-phosphate dehydratase HisB, with translation MKKVLFIDRDGTMVLEPHDYQLDSFEKLEFYPNTFQYLGKIAKELDFELVMVTNQDGLGTASHPEENFWPVHNLVMKAFENEGVVFSEVLIDKTFPHENAPTRKPATGLLTKYIDSSNYDLVNSFVIGDRITDVELAKNLGAKGIFINTDEALGSDEIASKREELDSVIALQTTDWKTIYEFLKLEERSATISRKTNETDIYINLNLDGTGKSKIETGIAFFDHMLDQIARHGQMDLEILVKGDLEVDEHHTIEDTAIALGEVFAKALGNKLGIERYGFCLPMDDCLAQVAIDFGGRNWLVWETEFKREMVGKMPTEMFFHFFKSFSDGAKANINIKAEGTNEHHKIEAIFKAFAKAIKVAVKRDTEKMILPSTKGML, from the coding sequence ATGAAAAAAGTGCTTTTTATAGATCGTGATGGAACGATGGTTTTGGAACCGCATGACTACCAGTTGGATAGTTTTGAGAAATTAGAATTTTACCCAAATACCTTTCAATATTTGGGAAAAATTGCAAAAGAATTGGATTTTGAATTGGTTATGGTTACCAATCAAGATGGTTTAGGAACGGCTTCTCATCCCGAAGAGAATTTTTGGCCGGTGCATAATTTGGTTATGAAAGCTTTTGAAAATGAAGGCGTTGTTTTTAGTGAAGTTTTAATTGATAAAACATTCCCACATGAAAATGCTCCTACACGCAAGCCAGCAACGGGTTTACTAACTAAATACATTGATAGTTCTAACTATGATTTGGTAAACTCATTCGTAATTGGAGACCGCATTACAGATGTGGAATTAGCAAAAAACTTGGGTGCAAAAGGGATTTTCATCAACACAGATGAAGCCTTAGGAAGTGACGAAATAGCTTCAAAAAGAGAAGAATTAGATTCGGTTATAGCACTACAAACTACAGATTGGAAAACGATTTATGAGTTTTTAAAATTAGAAGAACGTTCAGCAACCATTTCAAGAAAGACGAATGAAACTGATATTTATATCAATTTGAACCTTGATGGAACTGGGAAGAGTAAAATTGAAACCGGAATTGCGTTTTTTGATCACATGCTGGACCAAATTGCACGTCATGGTCAAATGGACCTGGAAATCCTTGTAAAAGGTGATCTAGAAGTTGATGAACACCACACGATTGAAGATACTGCTATTGCGCTTGGAGAAGTTTTTGCAAAGGCATTGGGTAATAAATTGGGTATAGAACGTTATGGTTTTTGCTTGCCAATGGACGACTGTTTAGCTCAAGTGGCAATCGATTTTGGTGGTAGAAATTGGTTGGTTTGGGAAACCGAATTCAAACGAGAAATGGTAGGTAAAATGCCAACCGAAATGTTCTTTCACTTTTTTAAATCGTTTTCTGATGGTGCCAAAGCCAATATCAACATCAAGGCTGAAGGTACGAACGAGCACCACAAGATTGAAGCGATCTTTAAAGCTTTTGCAAAAGCAATAAAAGTAGCTGTGAAACGTGATACCGAGAAAATGATTTTACCAAGTACAAAAGGTATGCTTTAA
- the hisC gene encoding histidinol-phosphate transaminase, with protein sequence MENKFDITNLVRENVKNMKPYSSARDEFEDFDTAEMIFLDANENPFENGVNRYPDPQQMRVKRLLAKQRRVQTNQIVLGNGSDEILDLLFRAFCEPNTDNVITLPPTYGMYGVLSNLNAIENREVLLLEDFQPEIEKIMEAVDVNTKMIFLCSPNNPTGNSFSDEKVAYLLQNFKGLVVIDEAYIDFSKKESWINELDEYPNLIITQTLSKAYGLAGIRLGICYASSAVTTILNRIKPPYNVNELSQNRAVARLEDQQAISAEIESIISQRELLIEALSEVSYVEKIHPTEANFVLVKVDDADKRYAELIAKGIVIRNRTTQALCENTLRLTVGTEEENKKLIVALKAIGN encoded by the coding sequence ATGGAAAATAAGTTCGATATTACTAATTTAGTTCGGGAGAATGTAAAAAACATGAAACCGTATTCATCTGCTCGCGATGAGTTTGAAGACTTTGATACAGCCGAAATGATATTTTTGGATGCCAATGAAAATCCGTTTGAAAATGGAGTAAATAGATATCCAGATCCGCAACAAATGCGTGTAAAACGCCTTTTAGCAAAACAACGTCGTGTACAAACGAATCAGATTGTATTAGGAAATGGAAGCGATGAAATTTTAGATTTACTTTTCAGAGCATTTTGTGAACCGAATACTGATAACGTGATTACTTTGCCTCCAACGTATGGCATGTACGGCGTTTTATCTAATTTGAATGCAATTGAGAATAGAGAAGTTTTACTTTTGGAGGATTTTCAGCCTGAGATTGAAAAAATCATGGAAGCGGTTGATGTTAATACCAAAATGATCTTTTTATGTTCGCCAAATAACCCAACAGGAAACTCCTTTTCGGATGAAAAAGTAGCCTATTTGTTGCAAAATTTCAAAGGACTCGTTGTTATTGATGAAGCGTATATTGACTTTTCTAAAAAAGAAAGTTGGATCAATGAATTGGATGAATATCCTAATTTGATTATCACTCAAACGCTCTCTAAAGCTTATGGATTGGCGGGTATCCGTTTAGGAATTTGTTATGCTTCTAGCGCGGTTACTACTATATTAAACCGAATTAAACCTCCTTATAATGTAAACGAATTGTCGCAAAATAGAGCGGTAGCAAGACTTGAAGATCAGCAAGCTATTTCTGCTGAAATTGAGTCAATTATATCACAAAGAGAACTTTTAATTGAAGCTTTGTCAGAAGTGAGTTATGTGGAAAAAATTCATCCTACAGAAGCAAATTTTGTTTTGGTTAAAGTGGATGATGCCGATAAAAGATACGCTGAATTGATTGCAAAAGGAATTGTAATTCGAAACAGAACCACACAAGCACTTTGTGAAAATACATTGCGTTTGACAGTAGGAACTGAAGAAGAAAATAAAAAATTAATAGTAGCTTTGAAAGCTATTGGAAACTAG
- the hisD gene encoding histidinol dehydrogenase codes for MNKIYNPKPETWSSILERPTKTVDDIEATVKEIFKEVQKKGDEAVAKYTSLFDGVAVDTMIVSEAEIQEAIAAVPQELKEAIALAKANIMAFHRAQKTERVAVETVPGVSCWQEKRPIQKVGLYIPGGTAPLFSTVLMLAVPAEIAGCNEIVLCSPPDKEGKINPAILFAANLCGVTKIMKVGGIQAIAGLTFGTESIPKVYKIFGPGNQFVTVAKQLATQFGVAIDMPAGPSELLIVADDTAVPAFVASDLLSQAEHGADSQVILVSTSKKLIDAVADEVATQIEALPRKAIAEKAIANSKLIFVENDAIALDLINEYGPEHFIICSEFDDFYSNNVLNAGSVFIGNYTPESAGDYASGTNHTLPTNGYAKNYSGVNLDSFMKTMTFQKINEQGIQAIGKAIEIMADAEGLQAHKNAVTLRLKALENGK; via the coding sequence ATGAACAAAATATACAATCCAAAACCAGAAACGTGGTCTAGTATTTTAGAACGACCTACAAAAACGGTAGATGATATTGAGGCTACTGTAAAAGAAATTTTCAAAGAGGTACAGAAAAAAGGGGATGAGGCTGTGGCCAAATATACCTCGCTTTTTGATGGCGTTGCAGTAGACACAATGATTGTTTCTGAAGCTGAAATTCAAGAGGCCATCGCTGCAGTACCTCAAGAGTTAAAAGAAGCAATCGCTTTGGCAAAGGCTAATATTATGGCCTTTCACCGTGCTCAAAAAACAGAGCGTGTTGCTGTTGAGACTGTACCTGGAGTTTCATGCTGGCAAGAAAAAAGACCTATTCAAAAGGTAGGTTTGTACATTCCGGGTGGAACAGCGCCTTTGTTTTCGACTGTTTTGATGCTAGCCGTTCCTGCTGAAATTGCGGGTTGTAATGAGATTGTTTTGTGTTCACCACCTGATAAAGAAGGCAAAATTAACCCTGCTATTTTATTTGCGGCCAATTTATGTGGCGTAACTAAAATCATGAAAGTGGGCGGAATTCAAGCCATTGCAGGTTTAACTTTTGGTACAGAAAGTATTCCTAAAGTGTACAAAATTTTTGGACCAGGAAATCAATTTGTAACTGTAGCCAAACAATTGGCAACACAATTTGGCGTTGCTATTGATATGCCTGCTGGCCCGTCAGAATTATTAATTGTAGCTGATGATACTGCCGTTCCTGCTTTCGTAGCGTCGGATTTATTATCACAAGCGGAACATGGAGCAGATAGCCAAGTGATTCTAGTTTCGACATCAAAAAAATTGATCGATGCTGTTGCTGATGAAGTTGCTACTCAAATTGAGGCTTTGCCAAGAAAAGCCATTGCTGAAAAAGCCATTGCCAACTCTAAATTAATTTTTGTCGAAAATGATGCTATAGCTTTAGATTTAATTAATGAATACGGTCCTGAACACTTTATTATTTGTTCTGAATTTGATGATTTTTATAGCAATAACGTACTAAATGCAGGATCAGTTTTTATAGGAAACTATACGCCTGAAAGTGCAGGTGATTATGCCTCGGGAACCAATCATACCTTACCAACGAATGGTTATGCCAAGAATTACAGTGGTGTAAACTTAGATAGTTTTATGAAAACGATGACTTTTCAAAAAATTAACGAACAAGGAATTCAAGCCATCGGAAAGGCAATTGAAATTATGGCTGATGCCGAAGGATTACAAGCACACAAAAACGCAGTTACATTACGATTAAAAGCACTTGAAAATGGAAAATAA
- the hisG gene encoding ATP phosphoribosyltransferase — protein sequence MSTLKIAIQKSGRLNEDSIQILKDAGISIDNGIDQLKAEASNFPLEVLYLRNSDIPQYLMDGVVDIAIVGDNLLVEKGGNIEVIQKLGFSKCKVSVAVPKSFQYTSVKDLDGMRIATSYPKTVLDFFNSKGVTVDIHQISGSVEIAPNIGLADAIVDIVSSGSTLFKNNLKEVEVIFKSEAVLAVSPKVSPESQKIIDTLKFRIESVLRARKSKYILMNVPNDKIEAVGKILPVLRSLTVLPLAQEGWSSVHSVIDKDTFWDVIDQLKEAGAEGILVCPIEKMVL from the coding sequence ATGAGTACATTAAAAATTGCAATTCAAAAATCAGGTCGTTTAAACGAAGACAGCATTCAAATTCTAAAAGATGCTGGTATCTCAATTGATAACGGAATCGACCAATTAAAAGCCGAAGCATCTAACTTTCCTCTTGAAGTTCTATACTTAAGAAATTCAGATATTCCACAATATTTAATGGATGGCGTAGTAGATATTGCTATTGTTGGGGATAATTTATTGGTTGAAAAAGGCGGAAATATTGAAGTTATTCAAAAATTAGGGTTTTCAAAATGCAAAGTATCTGTTGCTGTCCCAAAATCTTTTCAATATACATCTGTAAAAGATCTTGACGGAATGCGCATTGCTACATCTTATCCTAAAACAGTACTGGATTTCTTTAATTCAAAAGGTGTTACGGTTGACATTCACCAAATTTCAGGTTCTGTTGAAATTGCACCAAATATTGGTCTTGCTGATGCTATTGTAGATATCGTATCTAGCGGAAGTACCTTGTTTAAAAATAATTTAAAAGAGGTTGAAGTTATTTTTAAAAGTGAAGCGGTGTTGGCTGTTTCGCCAAAAGTAAGCCCAGAATCTCAAAAAATTATCGACACCTTGAAATTCAGAATCGAGTCGGTTTTAAGAGCTAGAAAATCAAAATATATTTTGATGAACGTTCCTAATGATAAAATTGAGGCAGTTGGTAAAATTCTTCCAGTATTACGCAGCTTAACCGTTTTACCATTGGCACAAGAAGGTTGGAGCAGTGTACACTCGGTAATTGACAAAGATACTTTTTGGGATGTTATCGATCAGTTGAAAGAGGCTGGAGCCGAAGGAATTTTGGTATGCCCAATTGAAAAAATGGTACTGTAA
- a CDS encoding VIT1/CCC1 transporter family protein, with product MDLNKLKDQLQTEVDTAFLYDSIAAIQSDENLSRVLLSLGEIEKGHAKHMLDKVRTIEPNFNMPLPSGRAKFQLKLGKIFGYSSIISSLSSIEKQFAENSVRNKIKTGEKPTGFEHNHLNIIEAVNNNAALNVSGGLLSKFESRHKSVGGNALRAAVLGSNDGLVSNMSLVMGVAGAAVSNDTILLTGIAGLLAGAISMALGEWLSVQSSRELNQRQIDLETEELEASPEEEKKELVLLYQAKGMNVVEAQKLADKAFENPQTAIDAIIIEELGIDKEELGGSAWEAAIASFVLFAIGAIIPLYPFMFLDGKNALLLSVGSSVVGLFGIGAAITLLTGKSILFSGFRQVAFGLLAAAVTYGIGSLIGVSLAG from the coding sequence ATGGACTTGAATAAACTTAAAGATCAGTTGCAAACAGAGGTTGATACGGCCTTTTTGTACGATAGTATTGCCGCCATTCAGTCTGATGAAAATCTTTCGAGAGTTTTACTAAGCTTAGGCGAAATCGAGAAGGGACACGCCAAACACATGTTAGATAAAGTTCGTACCATAGAACCGAATTTCAACATGCCTTTGCCATCTGGTAGAGCAAAATTTCAACTGAAGTTGGGTAAAATTTTTGGATACAGTTCCATAATTAGTTCCTTGTCTTCAATAGAAAAACAGTTTGCCGAAAATTCGGTTCGAAACAAAATTAAAACGGGTGAAAAACCAACTGGTTTTGAGCACAATCACCTAAATATTATTGAGGCTGTAAATAATAATGCTGCTCTAAATGTTTCTGGAGGGTTGTTGTCTAAATTTGAGAGTAGGCATAAATCCGTAGGCGGAAATGCTTTGCGTGCCGCCGTTTTAGGATCTAATGATGGATTGGTTTCTAATATGAGTTTGGTCATGGGAGTTGCTGGAGCAGCCGTTTCTAATGATACAATATTGTTAACCGGAATTGCAGGACTTCTGGCAGGCGCTATATCAATGGCATTAGGCGAATGGCTTTCGGTACAAAGTTCCAGAGAATTAAACCAGCGCCAAATTGATTTGGAAACCGAAGAATTAGAAGCTTCTCCTGAAGAAGAAAAAAAAGAATTGGTTTTATTGTATCAAGCCAAAGGAATGAATGTGGTCGAAGCACAAAAATTAGCTGACAAAGCTTTTGAAAATCCGCAAACAGCGATTGATGCCATTATTATTGAGGAATTAGGAATTGACAAAGAAGAATTAGGAGGATCAGCCTGGGAAGCAGCTATAGCATCGTTTGTGCTCTTTGCAATTGGAGCGATTATTCCATTATATCCTTTTATGTTTTTAGACGGAAAAAATGCTCTTTTATTGAGTGTCGGAAGCAGTGTGGTAGGGCTTTTTGGCATAGGAGCAGCCATCACTTTATTGACAGGAAAAAGCATTTTATTCTCGGGATTCAGACAAGTGGCTTTCGGTTTGTTAGCTGCAGCAGTTACTTACGGAATTGGTTCGTTAATTGGCGTTTCCTTAGCAGGATAA
- a CDS encoding efflux RND transporter periplasmic adaptor subunit, with the protein MKNALYIITLSLFLFSCKEAKTEESEPKDNGLITVSETQFKTSGMEIGSPTEQDFDVTVKASGNIDVPPQNRAKVNTFMGGYVKSTTLLVGNRVTKGQALLTLQNTEFLDIQKEYMEVAEQLNFLKSEYDRQKTLYDEKITSQKNYLKAESDYKRAKAMHQSLRAKLLLLNINPRNVERGILTSTITIFSPITGDIVIMNANVGMYVAPSDVILEIVDTDHLHLELAVFEKDILNVKIGQKIQFKVPEASKEVFNAEVHLVGKSIEGNDRTINIHGHLDDAIKQKLLTGMFVESEIIIDSKEGLAIPAEALVTENNKNFVLLVKNEKNGYSFQKVSVTVGSKSEKFVEILPNTTISASSRLLTKGVFDLVN; encoded by the coding sequence ATGAAAAACGCACTCTATATAATTACTTTATCTCTTTTTTTATTTTCTTGCAAAGAAGCGAAAACAGAAGAATCAGAACCAAAAGATAACGGTTTAATTACAGTATCTGAAACTCAATTCAAAACCTCGGGAATGGAGATTGGGAGTCCAACAGAACAGGATTTTGATGTTACCGTAAAAGCATCCGGAAATATTGATGTACCGCCACAAAACCGAGCTAAAGTGAACACTTTTATGGGTGGTTACGTAAAATCGACAACGCTTTTGGTTGGAAATAGAGTCACAAAAGGTCAAGCTTTATTGACTTTGCAAAACACCGAATTTCTGGATATTCAAAAAGAGTATATGGAAGTAGCGGAGCAATTGAATTTCTTGAAATCAGAATACGACCGCCAAAAAACCTTGTACGATGAAAAAATTACTTCGCAAAAAAACTACTTAAAAGCCGAAAGCGACTATAAAAGAGCCAAAGCTATGCATCAAAGTTTAAGAGCCAAATTGTTGCTTTTGAATATTAATCCTAGAAATGTGGAGAGAGGAATTTTGACTTCAACAATCACCATTTTTTCTCCAATAACAGGTGATATTGTGATTATGAATGCCAATGTAGGTATGTATGTAGCGCCTTCGGATGTGATTTTAGAAATTGTTGATACGGATCACTTGCATTTAGAATTAGCCGTTTTTGAAAAAGATATTTTGAATGTGAAAATTGGACAAAAAATACAATTTAAAGTTCCCGAAGCATCAAAAGAAGTGTTTAATGCCGAAGTACATTTAGTAGGAAAATCAATTGAAGGAAACGACAGGACGATTAATATTCATGGACATTTAGACGATGCCATAAAACAAAAGCTTTTGACAGGAATGTTTGTAGAATCTGAAATAATTATCGATTCTAAAGAAGGTTTAGCGATTCCTGCTGAAGCATTGGTGACAGAAAACAATAAAAATTTTGTACTTTTAGTCAAGAATGAAAAAAATGGATATTCGTTCCAGAAAGTAAGTGTTACTGTTGGTTCGAAGTCTGAAAAGTTTGTCGAAATACTGCCAAACACAACAATATCTGCTTCTTCAAGACTATTAACAAAAGGAGTTTTTGATTTGGTTAATTAA